Proteins encoded within one genomic window of Triticum aestivum cultivar Chinese Spring chromosome 2D, IWGSC CS RefSeq v2.1, whole genome shotgun sequence:
- the LOC123049638 gene encoding putative serpin-Z8 — protein MQSWSSQFIAVHKGFKVLKLRYQMAQGQGRHVDRIKRTQFSMCIFLPDAFDGLPSLVDAIASRPGFLHKHLPKRKLEVREFRVPKFKLSFHSSDVTVLKKLGLQLPFSDQADLSDMVERDESDLPLVLSDVIHKAVIEVNEEGTVAAAVSRMNMEIGSSITRRPPPPPVDFVADHPFAYFIVEEATDAVVFAGCVLDPSNED, from the exons ATGCAGAGCTGGAGTTCCCAGTTCATCGCCGTGCACAAAGGGTTCAAGGTGCTCAAACTCCGGTACCAAATGGCTCAAGGGCAAG GCCGACACGTCGATCGTATCAAGCGTACACAGTTTTCTATGTGCATCTTCCTCCCGGATGCCTTCGACGGCTTGCCGAGCCTGGTCGACGCGATAGCATCCCGACCTGGCTTCCTGCACAAGCACCTACCGAAGAGGAAGCTCGAGGTTAGGGAGTTCCGGGTGCCCAAGTTCAAGCTGTCCTTCCACAGCAGCGATGTCACCGTTTTGAAGAAGCTGGGGCTTCAGTTGCCGTTCAGCGATCAAGCCGATCTGTCTGACATGGTGGAGCGTGATGAATCTGACTTGCCATTGGTCCTGAGTGACGTCATCCACAAGGCGGTCATCGAGGTAAACGAAGAGGGCACCGTAGCTGCTGCCGTCTCCAGGATGAATATGGAAATAGGAAGTTCTATCACGcggcggccgcctcctcctcctgtggaTTTTGTAGCCGACCACCCGTTTGCGTACTTCATAGTGGAGGAGGCGACCGACGCAGTTGTCTTTGCCGGGTGTGTACTCGACCCGTCTAACGAGGATTAG